The following coding sequences are from one Stigmatopora nigra isolate UIUO_SnigA chromosome 12, RoL_Snig_1.1, whole genome shotgun sequence window:
- the chrm3a gene encoding muscarinic acetylcholine receptor M3 isoform X1, producing MSRICQDITMSSNTTDSSGLFLISNTLPEAGAAVGLSPPSNSLHPAGTGAWLFFHVASPGGNSSSVNSLLNSTPSQDGNGTLAPDPLGGHTVWQVVLIVLLTGTLSLVTVIGNILVVVSFKVNRQLKTVNNYFLLSLAVADLIIGVISMNLYTAYLVMDYWALGNWACDLWLAIDYVASNASVMNLLVISFDRYFSVTRPLTYRAKRTTKRAGMMIGLAWFVSLVLWAPAILLWQYFEGQRTVPADKCYIQFLQQPIITFCTAMAAFYLPVTIMSVLYWRIYKETENRSKELAGLQGSGVRSAGARLAGKRNGRVPRAGFARQKGSSRSCNSYELTRVSQRKSACRELVSRLHCWQGVRSWRPGSIRQGERDPDQSSTDSWNNNDNAASLDQSGSSDDEDCGVRDRHTIFSIVLSLPGIKAAVNSQLTSCEDLDQASEQDPLRGAEYNRDSLATVAADHSLAASPDGIDNPENSYHQRFCSRKIQSMPTIKASANSGPLDEPTTAIPDSATGKIPSVSMSFKEAAMAKRFASRARTQISKRKRMSMVKEKKAAQTLSAILFAFIITWTPYNIMVLIHAFSKASIPDTLWAVGYWLCYVNSTVNPMCYALCNKTFRTTFKMILLCRWDQKKRRKLQFQQRQSVVFHRGVPREST from the coding sequence AATATGCCAGGACATAACAATGAGCTCCAACACCACCGACTCTTCTGGTCTCTTCCTCATTTCCAACACCTTGCCAGAAGCTGGAGCGGCAGTTGGCTTGTCCCCACCGTCCAATTCCCTGCATCCAGCTGGAACGGGAGCCTGGCTATTTTTCCACGTGGCCAGCCCGGGTGGCAATTCTTCTTCCGTCAATTCCCTTTTAAACTCCACCCCGTCGCAAGATGGGAACGGGACTTTGGCCCCGGATCCTCTGGGCGGACATACCGTCTGGCAGGTGGTCCTCATCGTCCTGTTGACCGGAACGCTCTCATTGGTCACCGTCATCGGGAACATCTTGGTGGTGGTGTCCTTCAAAGTCAACCGCCAACTGAAGACTGTCAACAACTACTTCTTGTTAAGCTTAGCCGTGGCTGATCTCATCATCGGGGTCATCTCTATGAACCTTTACACAGCCTATCTGGTCATGGATTACTGGGCTTTAGGGAATTGGGCCTGCGACCTGTGGTTGGCTATCGACTATGTAGCCAGCAATGCCTCGGTCATGAATCTCCTGGTGATCAGTTTCGACCGCTACTTTTCCGTCACCAGGCCTTTGACTTACCGGGCCAAACGGACGACCAAGCGAGCGGGGATGATGATTGGCCTAGCCTGGTTCGTTTCTTTGGTACTCTGGGCCCCCGCCATCCTTCTATGGCAGTACTTTGAGGGTCAGAGGACGGTCCCTGCCGATAAGTGCTACATTCAGTTCCTCCAGCAGCCCATTATTACCTTCTGCACAGCCATGGCTGCTTTTTACCTGCCGGTAACCATTATGAGTGTGTTATACTGGCGGATCTACAAGGAGACGGAGAACCGTTCCAAAGAGTTGGCCGGACTCCAGGGTTCAGGGGTTCGCTCTGCTGGCGCCAGGCTAGCCGGGAAAAGGAACGGCAGAGTTCCCCGAGCCGGTTTTGCGCGTCAGAAGGGGAGTTCCAGAAGTTGTAACAGCTACGAGCTAACCAGGGTATCCCAGAGGAAGAGTGCTTGTCGAGAACTGGTCAGCCGTCTTCACTGCTGGCAAGGGGTTCGCTCCTGGAGGCCGGGAAGTATCCGACAAGGAGAAAGGGATCCCGACCAGAGCAGTACGGATAGCTGGAACAATAACGATAACGCCGCCTCTCTGGACCAATCGGGTTCGTCCGATGACGAAGACTGCGGCGTAAGAGACCGCCACACTATTTTCTCCATCGTTCTTAGCCTTCCAGGCATCAAAGCGGCTGTCAACTCCCAGCTCACATCTTGCGAGGACTTAGACCAAGCCTCAGAACAGGACCCTCTTAGGGGGGCGGAATATAACCGAGACAGCCTAGCGACGGTAGCCGCCGACCACAGCCTAGCCGCTAGTCCTGACGGGATCGACAACCCGGAAAATAGCTACCACCAGCGCTTCTGTTCGCGCAAGATCCAGTCCATGCCGACCATCAAGGCCTCTGCCAACTCTGGTCCTCTGGACGAACCAACCACGGCAATTCCTGACTCCGCTACCGGCAAAATCCCGTCCGTGTCCATGTCCTTCAAAGAGGCAGCTATGGCCAAACGTTTTGCAAGCCGAGCCCGGACTCAGATCTCCAAGAGAAAGCGTATGTCCATGGTTAAGGAAAAGAAGGCAGCTCAGACTCTTAGCGCCATTCTCTTTGCGTTTATCATCACCTGGACGCCATACAACATCATGGTCCTGATCCACGCCTTCTCCAAAGCCTCCATACCCGATACCCTTTGGGCAGTGGGCTACTGGCTCTGCTACGTCAACAGCACCGTCAACCCCATGTGCTACGCCCTTTGCAACAAGACTTTCCGTACCACCTTTAAGATGATCTTGCTATGTCGTTGGGACCAGAAAAAGCGAAGGAAGTTGCAATTCCAGCAAAGGCAGTCGGTGGTCTTCCATAGGGGGGTTCCTAGAGAATCCACGTAA
- the chrm3a gene encoding muscarinic acetylcholine receptor M3 isoform X2: MSSNTTDSSGLFLISNTLPEAGAAVGLSPPSNSLHPAGTGAWLFFHVASPGGNSSSVNSLLNSTPSQDGNGTLAPDPLGGHTVWQVVLIVLLTGTLSLVTVIGNILVVVSFKVNRQLKTVNNYFLLSLAVADLIIGVISMNLYTAYLVMDYWALGNWACDLWLAIDYVASNASVMNLLVISFDRYFSVTRPLTYRAKRTTKRAGMMIGLAWFVSLVLWAPAILLWQYFEGQRTVPADKCYIQFLQQPIITFCTAMAAFYLPVTIMSVLYWRIYKETENRSKELAGLQGSGVRSAGARLAGKRNGRVPRAGFARQKGSSRSCNSYELTRVSQRKSACRELVSRLHCWQGVRSWRPGSIRQGERDPDQSSTDSWNNNDNAASLDQSGSSDDEDCGVRDRHTIFSIVLSLPGIKAAVNSQLTSCEDLDQASEQDPLRGAEYNRDSLATVAADHSLAASPDGIDNPENSYHQRFCSRKIQSMPTIKASANSGPLDEPTTAIPDSATGKIPSVSMSFKEAAMAKRFASRARTQISKRKRMSMVKEKKAAQTLSAILFAFIITWTPYNIMVLIHAFSKASIPDTLWAVGYWLCYVNSTVNPMCYALCNKTFRTTFKMILLCRWDQKKRRKLQFQQRQSVVFHRGVPREST, from the coding sequence ATGAGCTCCAACACCACCGACTCTTCTGGTCTCTTCCTCATTTCCAACACCTTGCCAGAAGCTGGAGCGGCAGTTGGCTTGTCCCCACCGTCCAATTCCCTGCATCCAGCTGGAACGGGAGCCTGGCTATTTTTCCACGTGGCCAGCCCGGGTGGCAATTCTTCTTCCGTCAATTCCCTTTTAAACTCCACCCCGTCGCAAGATGGGAACGGGACTTTGGCCCCGGATCCTCTGGGCGGACATACCGTCTGGCAGGTGGTCCTCATCGTCCTGTTGACCGGAACGCTCTCATTGGTCACCGTCATCGGGAACATCTTGGTGGTGGTGTCCTTCAAAGTCAACCGCCAACTGAAGACTGTCAACAACTACTTCTTGTTAAGCTTAGCCGTGGCTGATCTCATCATCGGGGTCATCTCTATGAACCTTTACACAGCCTATCTGGTCATGGATTACTGGGCTTTAGGGAATTGGGCCTGCGACCTGTGGTTGGCTATCGACTATGTAGCCAGCAATGCCTCGGTCATGAATCTCCTGGTGATCAGTTTCGACCGCTACTTTTCCGTCACCAGGCCTTTGACTTACCGGGCCAAACGGACGACCAAGCGAGCGGGGATGATGATTGGCCTAGCCTGGTTCGTTTCTTTGGTACTCTGGGCCCCCGCCATCCTTCTATGGCAGTACTTTGAGGGTCAGAGGACGGTCCCTGCCGATAAGTGCTACATTCAGTTCCTCCAGCAGCCCATTATTACCTTCTGCACAGCCATGGCTGCTTTTTACCTGCCGGTAACCATTATGAGTGTGTTATACTGGCGGATCTACAAGGAGACGGAGAACCGTTCCAAAGAGTTGGCCGGACTCCAGGGTTCAGGGGTTCGCTCTGCTGGCGCCAGGCTAGCCGGGAAAAGGAACGGCAGAGTTCCCCGAGCCGGTTTTGCGCGTCAGAAGGGGAGTTCCAGAAGTTGTAACAGCTACGAGCTAACCAGGGTATCCCAGAGGAAGAGTGCTTGTCGAGAACTGGTCAGCCGTCTTCACTGCTGGCAAGGGGTTCGCTCCTGGAGGCCGGGAAGTATCCGACAAGGAGAAAGGGATCCCGACCAGAGCAGTACGGATAGCTGGAACAATAACGATAACGCCGCCTCTCTGGACCAATCGGGTTCGTCCGATGACGAAGACTGCGGCGTAAGAGACCGCCACACTATTTTCTCCATCGTTCTTAGCCTTCCAGGCATCAAAGCGGCTGTCAACTCCCAGCTCACATCTTGCGAGGACTTAGACCAAGCCTCAGAACAGGACCCTCTTAGGGGGGCGGAATATAACCGAGACAGCCTAGCGACGGTAGCCGCCGACCACAGCCTAGCCGCTAGTCCTGACGGGATCGACAACCCGGAAAATAGCTACCACCAGCGCTTCTGTTCGCGCAAGATCCAGTCCATGCCGACCATCAAGGCCTCTGCCAACTCTGGTCCTCTGGACGAACCAACCACGGCAATTCCTGACTCCGCTACCGGCAAAATCCCGTCCGTGTCCATGTCCTTCAAAGAGGCAGCTATGGCCAAACGTTTTGCAAGCCGAGCCCGGACTCAGATCTCCAAGAGAAAGCGTATGTCCATGGTTAAGGAAAAGAAGGCAGCTCAGACTCTTAGCGCCATTCTCTTTGCGTTTATCATCACCTGGACGCCATACAACATCATGGTCCTGATCCACGCCTTCTCCAAAGCCTCCATACCCGATACCCTTTGGGCAGTGGGCTACTGGCTCTGCTACGTCAACAGCACCGTCAACCCCATGTGCTACGCCCTTTGCAACAAGACTTTCCGTACCACCTTTAAGATGATCTTGCTATGTCGTTGGGACCAGAAAAAGCGAAGGAAGTTGCAATTCCAGCAAAGGCAGTCGGTGGTCTTCCATAGGGGGGTTCCTAGAGAATCCACGTAA